A stretch of Methanobacterium formicicum DNA encodes these proteins:
- a CDS encoding VOC family protein has protein sequence MKVLKTLSRVYVEDLEEHLDFYEKLLGMKVEMRIPMPEVGLELAQIDDILIIAGLEQALKPFKRTQATFLVDSVEDYHSFLEENGSRIIRGPQKVPTGVNMTVQHPDGSIFEYVQHIQ, from the coding sequence ATGAAAGTACTGAAAACACTTTCCCGGGTTTATGTAGAAGATTTAGAGGAACACCTGGATTTTTATGAGAAACTCCTGGGAATGAAGGTGGAAATGAGGATTCCCATGCCGGAAGTGGGGTTGGAACTAGCACAGATTGACGATATCCTGATCATTGCCGGTTTGGAACAGGCCTTAAAACCTTTTAAGAGGACACAAGCCACATTTCTGGTGGATTCTGTGGAGGACTACCATTCTTTCCTGGAAGAAAACGGATCAAGAATTATTCGAGGCCCTCAAAAAGTCCCCACCGGAGTTAACATGACAGTTCAACATCCGGATGGTTCTATTTTTGAATACGTCCAGCATATACAGTAA
- a CDS encoding FAD-dependent monooxygenase — protein MYDVLVIGAGPAGCMAAKKSADAGYDVLLVDKMDLPREKSCSGILIQKSVQMVEAEFGKIPEMTFSHPQINRGIILTNEDGKTFRFESEGYNIWRNLFDHYLALKAEEAGVELRTARAISCREKEDRVTVNFKDWEEEAQVVIACDGARSTIKKNNMVTSNNTNPIITYQTFCRGNVDLEADFFHAFLNPELSQYDAWFNVKDEYIIMGVGVQDPSLMKTYHSRFLSFLKTNHNARIDSIVKEEVGIIHHITPEFQVDLGKGRVFFAGDTANLLNPLGEGISSALASGYLAAHAIKSSDNPKDMLNTYKKSMEKDIAYMIRQWKFLGGISTRFRCFLD, from the coding sequence ATGTACGATGTTTTGGTGATAGGCGCTGGACCTGCTGGTTGTATGGCTGCTAAAAAAAGTGCTGATGCCGGTTATGATGTTTTATTAGTGGACAAGATGGATTTACCCCGGGAAAAGTCCTGTTCTGGTATTTTAATACAGAAATCAGTTCAGATGGTGGAAGCTGAGTTCGGCAAGATACCGGAAATGACTTTTTCACATCCTCAGATTAACCGGGGGATTATACTTACCAATGAAGATGGAAAGACCTTCCGATTTGAAAGTGAAGGTTACAATATCTGGAGAAACCTATTCGATCATTATTTAGCCCTTAAAGCTGAAGAAGCGGGCGTTGAACTTAGAACTGCCCGAGCAATCTCTTGCCGTGAGAAAGAAGATAGAGTGACTGTCAACTTTAAAGACTGGGAAGAGGAGGCCCAGGTGGTCATAGCCTGTGACGGGGCCAGAAGCACGATTAAAAAGAATAATATGGTTACCTCAAATAATACAAACCCCATAATCACTTATCAAACATTTTGCAGGGGTAATGTTGACCTAGAAGCTGATTTTTTCCATGCTTTTTTAAATCCCGAGCTTTCCCAGTACGATGCCTGGTTCAATGTCAAGGATGAATATATCATTATGGGAGTGGGTGTTCAGGACCCATCCCTTATGAAAACTTATCACTCCCGGTTCCTTTCTTTTCTAAAAACAAACCACAATGCCAGGATAGATTCTATTGTTAAGGAAGAAGTGGGTATTATACACCACATAACACCAGAATTTCAGGTAGATCTGGGAAAGGGTAGGGTGTTTTTTGCAGGGGATACCGCCAATCTCCTGAATCCCCTGGGTGAGGGAATATCCAGTGCACTGGCTAGTGGATATCTGGCAGCTCATGCAATTAAATCCAGTGATAATCCCAAGGATATGTTGAATACGTATAAAAAGAGTATGGAAAAAGATATAGCTTATATGATTAGGCAGTGGAAGTTTCTTGGTGGGATTTCTACTAGATTCAGGTGTTTTCTGGATTAA
- a CDS encoding MATE family efflux transporter — protein sequence MNSEIENSKGVDQRISMVTGEPKKAIRVLAIPMIISMFLIMAYNLADSIWVAGLGPNALAALGFINPLFMIVIGLGNGLGAGATSLIARCIGAKNKEGADNAAMHSLILTIVVSAVITVILLLFLKEILLLMGAGVTIDLAMEYGQIVFAGLIFFIFSNVASGILRAEGDVNRPMYAIAATTVLNIILDPIFIYYFGWGVSGAAWATILSSSLSCVVLFYWLLLKRDTYVSFSREDFKASWNVIKNILMVALPASIESLVMSILGVILNLMLVVTGGAEAVAVYTAGWRVVMMAMIPPIGIGTAAITVGGAAYGARNYKNLSTALSYSAKLGVGIAVVTGLLSYVFAGNIATIFTYSPESAFMAPSIAAFLQVMFLFYLTVPLGITASSIFQGMGKGFTSLILTVLREVVFVAFFSYLFAFTLGFGSPGVWWGIVVGGGLGCVVAYIWATIYVRRLKRNY from the coding sequence ATGAATTCTGAAATTGAAAATTCAAAAGGTGTGGACCAGCGTATCTCCATGGTTACTGGAGAACCTAAAAAGGCAATCAGGGTACTGGCCATCCCCATGATCATTTCCATGTTTTTGATAATGGCTTACAACCTGGCAGACAGCATATGGGTGGCCGGCCTGGGACCAAATGCTCTAGCAGCATTAGGTTTCATCAACCCTCTATTCATGATAGTGATAGGTTTAGGTAACGGTTTGGGGGCGGGTGCAACATCATTAATCGCTCGATGTATAGGAGCTAAGAATAAAGAAGGTGCAGATAACGCGGCCATGCATTCATTAATACTAACAATTGTAGTATCAGCTGTAATAACAGTTATATTGCTGTTATTTTTAAAAGAAATCCTACTCTTGATGGGTGCCGGTGTCACCATAGATCTAGCTATGGAATACGGTCAGATAGTGTTTGCGGGTCTTATTTTCTTCATATTCTCCAACGTGGCCTCGGGTATTCTCCGGGCAGAGGGGGATGTGAATCGGCCCATGTACGCTATAGCTGCCACCACAGTCCTGAACATCATCCTGGACCCTATATTCATCTACTACTTTGGATGGGGGGTGAGTGGAGCGGCGTGGGCCACCATTTTATCCAGTAGCCTCTCCTGTGTGGTCCTGTTCTACTGGTTACTGTTAAAAAGAGACACCTACGTGTCTTTCTCCAGAGAAGACTTCAAAGCAAGTTGGAATGTGATTAAAAACATTCTTATGGTTGCTTTACCTGCCAGCATTGAATCTCTGGTCATGTCTATCCTAGGAGTGATCTTAAACCTTATGCTGGTTGTAACTGGGGGAGCAGAAGCCGTGGCAGTCTACACTGCGGGCTGGAGAGTGGTAATGATGGCCATGATACCACCGATCGGAATCGGAACGGCGGCCATCACTGTTGGCGGAGCGGCATACGGTGCCCGGAATTATAAAAACCTTTCCACGGCTTTGAGCTATTCTGCCAAGTTAGGAGTGGGAATAGCAGTGGTAACTGGCTTATTATCCTACGTATTTGCCGGAAATATAGCCACCATATTCACCTACTCTCCGGAAAGCGCTTTCATGGCACCATCCATAGCTGCCTTCCTGCAAGTGATGTTCCTCTTTTACCTCACTGTTCCCCTGGGAATCACTGCCAGTTCCATCTTCCAGGGAATGGGCAAAGGATTCACCTCCCTGATACTCACGGTATTAAGGGAAGTGGTATTTGTGGCATTCTTCTCTTACCTATTCGCCTTCACCCTGGGATTCGGATCCCCTGGTGTCTGGTGGGGAATAGTAGTCGGTGGCGGATTAGGGTGTGTTGTGGCCTACATATGGGCTACTATCTACGTAAGACGCCTTAAAAGAAATTATTAA
- a CDS encoding TetR/AcrR family transcriptional regulator, whose amino-acid sequence MSNISRREREKQKRRQEIIDAAEKVFFTKGYDKVTMDEIAQKAEVNKALLYYYFKNKETLFFAVNLQGVRILHEIYVRCFNIDTDGYGKVKAMLQGLFDFSREYPEYFRIYCYSGTERFQMSDNEDAQEIVDLSTGMWRIMVEAILEGIADGTIRKDLDPVEMSIYLNIMATNALNLDFSFQMVLEARGISREKYWEDLLSFLNPALTQRSAWGPEK is encoded by the coding sequence ATGTCTAACATTTCCCGAAGAGAACGAGAAAAGCAGAAAAGGCGACAGGAAATAATAGATGCTGCAGAGAAGGTTTTCTTTACCAAGGGATATGACAAAGTTACCATGGATGAGATAGCCCAAAAAGCAGAGGTTAACAAAGCACTCCTCTATTATTATTTTAAAAATAAGGAAACCTTATTCTTCGCAGTAAATCTTCAGGGGGTACGAATTCTCCATGAGATATACGTGCGATGTTTTAATATTGACACTGATGGTTATGGTAAGGTAAAAGCCATGTTACAGGGATTGTTTGATTTTTCAAGGGAGTATCCGGAATACTTCCGCATATATTGCTACTCCGGGACCGAAAGATTTCAGATGAGTGATAATGAGGATGCCCAGGAGATCGTGGATCTGAGCACGGGAATGTGGCGTATCATGGTTGAAGCCATACTGGAAGGCATTGCCGATGGAACCATTAGAAAAGATTTAGATCCAGTTGAAATGTCAATATACTTAAACATAATGGCCACCAATGCATTAAACCTTGATTTTAGTTTTCAGATGGTGCTGGAAGCCCGTGGAATATCCCGGGAAAAGTACTGGGAAGATCTGTTGAGTTTCCTCAACCCGGCCCTCACCCAGAGGTCTGCTTGGGGCCCAGAAAAATGA
- a CDS encoding DJ-1/PfpI family protein produces the protein MHEVITVLFDGFETLDVFGPVEILGRLENEFKLHFHSIDGGIVKSSQRVPVLTESLSSLDFTDYILMIPGGMGTRKLVKDEVFLDHLKQLALNAKYILTICTGSILLARTDLLNGKKATTNKRVFVWTNNFPEVNWVREARWVQDGNIYTSSGVSAGMDMALGFVADQLGYNVAKKQSIEIEYEWKEDSTWDPFSKIYSSVK, from the coding sequence ATGCACGAAGTAATAACTGTACTGTTCGATGGATTTGAAACTCTGGATGTTTTCGGACCAGTCGAAATCCTGGGAAGACTAGAAAATGAGTTTAAACTCCATTTTCATTCTATTGATGGAGGTATTGTTAAAAGCAGCCAGAGAGTGCCAGTTCTGACAGAATCCTTATCATCTTTAGATTTTACGGATTATATTCTAATGATTCCCGGTGGAATGGGAACCAGAAAATTAGTAAAAGATGAAGTTTTTCTGGATCATCTTAAACAGCTGGCCCTTAATGCCAAATACATCCTAACCATTTGCACCGGCTCCATACTCCTGGCCAGAACTGATCTGTTAAATGGCAAGAAAGCAACCACTAATAAAAGGGTATTTGTGTGGACCAATAATTTTCCAGAGGTTAACTGGGTTCGGGAAGCTCGCTGGGTTCAGGATGGAAATATATATACCAGTTCTGGAGTCAGTGCCGGTATGGATATGGCACTGGGATTTGTTGCTGACCAGTTGGGTTATAATGTGGCTAAAAAGCAGAGCATTGAAATTGAGTATGAGTGGAAGGAAGATTCCACTTGGGATCCTTTTTCTAAAATTTACTCCAGTGTTAAATAA